A portion of the Acidisoma sp. PAMC 29798 genome contains these proteins:
- a CDS encoding HD domain-containing protein has translation MQVETWRDTLGTRLDSQLTFLMEADRLKTVLRASRIADNSRRENTAEHSWHITVFAITLAEYAVGPVEIGRVVQMLILHDIVEIDTGDTPLHDGAGAVTQVARESEAADRLFGLLPLDQARRYRALWDEFEAASTPDARFAKAIDRLQPILLNHAVGGGTWKTFDIDETMERAMTRRIEDGSPELWRVAEAVFADAVAKGWLRP, from the coding sequence ATGCAGGTAGAGACTTGGCGCGACACTCTGGGCACAAGGCTCGACAGCCAGCTCACATTTCTCATGGAGGCGGATCGACTCAAGACCGTGCTGCGGGCCAGCCGTATTGCCGACAACTCACGCCGGGAGAACACGGCCGAGCATAGCTGGCACATCACGGTGTTTGCCATCACCCTAGCCGAATACGCGGTAGGCCCGGTGGAGATCGGGCGCGTCGTTCAGATGCTCATCCTGCACGACATCGTCGAGATAGATACCGGCGACACGCCGCTCCATGACGGTGCAGGTGCTGTAACCCAAGTCGCTCGTGAGAGTGAGGCTGCCGATCGGCTCTTCGGTCTGCTGCCTCTGGATCAGGCGCGGCGGTATCGGGCGTTGTGGGACGAGTTCGAAGCGGCCTCGACGCCGGATGCGCGCTTTGCCAAGGCAATCGACAGGCTGCAGCCGATCCTGCTCAACCACGCTGTGGGCGGTGGGACGTGGAAGACCTTCGACATCGACGAGACCATGGAGCGGGCGATGACGCGGCGCATAGAGGATGGTTCACCCGAGCTCTGGAGGGTCGCCGAGGCAGTTTTCGCTGATGCTGTCGCGAAGGGATGGCTTCGGCCTTGA
- a CDS encoding helix-turn-helix domain-containing protein → MTPTEPSSLGPALRRIRLVRGWKQSAVAAKLGVDQSSISRLERGDIEPSPEVHERLLALISARLDGHGDAGLRRLIVNAALPVHLICDATHRLLAASRPRESQWRRPVSDLIGVTLWPFVTAEITAAEASLEARGWREGAHLAGLRVFTEANQSHEVPIPRSTLLWECMTLADGSVARLVSDIEPVRA, encoded by the coding sequence ATGACACCGACAGAGCCATCTTCCCTTGGCCCAGCGCTCAGGCGCATCCGCCTCGTTCGCGGATGGAAGCAATCGGCCGTCGCCGCGAAGTTGGGCGTGGACCAGTCATCCATCAGCCGCTTGGAAAGAGGTGACATCGAACCCTCGCCCGAAGTCCATGAAAGGCTCCTGGCGCTGATCTCCGCCCGGCTTGACGGTCATGGGGATGCCGGGCTCCGGCGCCTCATCGTGAATGCGGCTTTGCCGGTCCATCTCATCTGCGACGCGACGCATCGGCTCTTGGCGGCGTCCCGACCACGGGAGAGCCAGTGGCGGCGGCCCGTGAGCGACCTGATCGGCGTAACCCTGTGGCCGTTCGTCACCGCCGAGATCACCGCCGCCGAGGCGAGCCTGGAGGCGCGGGGGTGGCGAGAGGGCGCCCATCTGGCGGGGCTGCGGGTCTTCACGGAGGCCAACCAGTCCCATGAGGTGCCAATCCCCCGCTCGACCCTGCTGTGGGAGTGTATGACGCTCGCTGACGGTTCCGTGGCGCGACTGGTGTCCGACATCGAGCCGGTCCGCGCATAA
- a CDS encoding aldo/keto reductase → MTSFSAFLPRIRLGTDGPMVGIQGLGCMGMSEFYGATDKTESRATLERALELGVTLFDTADMYGVGANEEFLSPFVRANRESVVIATKFGYARSLEHPDDWSLDNRPEFIRASAERSLRRLGVDTIDLYYMHRRDHAAPLEDSVGAMARLVEEGKVRWLGLCAVTADELRTAHAVHPIAALQSEWSIFTREIEQEVIPAAVELGVTLVPYSPLGRGLLTAPSFAEALQAGDARQQFPRFSVENLHANALLVAKIETLASGLGATSAQLALAWLLTRAVELGVRAVPIPGTRKRSRLEENLAAVSLKPGQETMRALEPIASAVQGLAV, encoded by the coding sequence ATGACAAGCTTTTCCGCTTTTTTGCCACGTATTCGGCTTGGTACAGACGGCCCCATGGTCGGCATCCAAGGGCTCGGCTGCATGGGTATGAGTGAATTTTATGGCGCGACCGACAAGACTGAATCTCGGGCAACGCTGGAGCGTGCGCTCGAACTTGGCGTCACGCTTTTCGACACGGCTGACATGTATGGCGTCGGTGCCAATGAGGAGTTCCTTTCGCCTTTCGTGCGCGCAAACCGCGAGAGCGTCGTTATCGCAACCAAGTTCGGCTATGCACGCTCGCTCGAGCATCCAGACGATTGGAGCCTTGACAATCGGCCTGAGTTCATCCGCGCTTCGGCGGAACGCTCCCTTCGGCGGCTCGGTGTGGATACGATTGATCTCTATTATATGCACCGGCGCGATCACGCCGCGCCGCTGGAAGATTCGGTGGGAGCAATGGCGCGGCTCGTCGAGGAAGGGAAGGTTCGCTGGCTTGGCCTGTGTGCAGTCACCGCAGATGAACTGCGTACCGCCCATGCCGTGCATCCGATCGCCGCTCTTCAATCAGAGTGGTCAATCTTCACCCGAGAGATTGAACAGGAGGTCATCCCGGCAGCAGTTGAGTTGGGCGTAACACTTGTACCCTATTCGCCGCTCGGGCGCGGTCTCTTAACGGCGCCCTCCTTCGCCGAGGCCCTGCAAGCAGGAGATGCGCGGCAGCAGTTCCCGCGTTTCTCAGTTGAGAACCTTCATGCCAATGCCCTCCTTGTCGCCAAGATCGAGACACTTGCTTCCGGTCTCGGCGCGACGTCGGCGCAACTCGCATTGGCTTGGCTCCTAACACGGGCCGTGGAACTCGGCGTCAGGGCGGTGCCAATTCCCGGCACCCGCAAGCGCTCGCGACTGGAGGAGAACCTTGCCGCGGTTTCGCTTAAGCCAGGACAGGAAACCATGCGCGCCCTCGAACCGATCGCGTCGGCTGTACAGGGTTTGGCCGTCTAA
- a CDS encoding MerR family transcriptional regulator, which produces MLISQFSKVTGLSPDTIRFYIGKGLLKPERSSRGGSNPYQIFRSQDITTARMIRLQQSLGYSLREIATLNEEYRSGANSSQRTSDVLRLQISRLEERRADLNSALAFLHGKLAWIENGKSGDTPEWRDYTC; this is translated from the coding sequence ATGCTCATTTCGCAGTTCTCGAAGGTTACGGGGCTCTCGCCCGACACCATCCGCTTTTATATCGGCAAAGGGCTCCTGAAGCCTGAGCGCAGCAGCCGGGGCGGCTCAAATCCCTACCAGATATTTCGCTCGCAAGACATCACCACGGCCCGGATGATCCGCCTTCAGCAATCGTTGGGATACTCCTTGCGGGAAATTGCTACGCTCAACGAAGAGTATAGAAGCGGCGCAAACTCATCGCAGCGGACATCTGATGTTCTGCGCTTGCAGATATCTAGACTTGAGGAGCGGCGTGCCGACCTCAACTCTGCATTGGCGTTCCTTCACGGCAAGCTTGCGTGGATCGAGAACGGCAAGAGTGGAGATACGCCGGAGTGGCGGGATTACACCTGCTGA
- a CDS encoding IS3 family transposase (programmed frameshift), giving the protein MTRRQFSREFKLEAVRLVNERGISLVQASRDLDVGESILRRWIKEVTSDPGQAFPGQGQLKPDQQEIDRLRREVAKLKAERDILKKGRGLLREGVDMKFGFVAKHRGIWPVRWLCEALGVSRSGFHAWLTRSPSARARSDEILGAHVKASFVGSDRTYGARRVWHDVLAEGDVCGLHRIERLMREQALRARPRRRGLPSDKGERNEAAANVLDRQFVATAPNQKWIADFTYLWTAEGWLYVAAVIDLFSRRVVGWSMSVTMTAQLVADALMMAIWRRGKPDALMHHSDQGSQYSSEQFQKLLADHNVSCSMSRSGNVWDNAAMESFFSSLKTERTARKVYRTRDQARADVFDYIERFYNLRRRHSTIGYLSPMEFERNKASG; this is encoded by the exons ATGACGCGACGACAGTTCAGCCGGGAGTTCAAGCTGGAGGCGGTCCGGCTAGTTAATGAACGTGGGATTTCATTGGTGCAGGCCAGCCGGGACCTGGATGTGGGCGAAAGCATTCTGCGACGATGGATCAAGGAGGTTACCTCGGATCCTGGGCAGGCATTTCCGGGCCAGGGCCAGCTCAAGCCGGATCAGCAGGAGATAGATCGTCTGCGGCGTGAGGTCGCAAAGCTCAAGGCGGAGCGCGATATCCTAAAAAAAG GCCGCGGCCTACTTCGCGAGGGAGTCGATATGAAATTCGGCTTCGTGGCGAAGCATCGAGGGATTTGGCCGGTGCGGTGGCTTTGCGAGGCGCTCGGTGTCTCACGCAGTGGATTCCACGCCTGGCTCACCCGATCGCCCAGCGCTCGGGCACGCAGCGACGAAATTCTCGGCGCGCACGTCAAGGCCAGCTTCGTCGGCAGCGACCGGACCTATGGCGCCCGGCGCGTCTGGCATGACGTCCTGGCCGAGGGTGACGTGTGTGGCTTGCACCGCATTGAGCGGCTCATGCGCGAGCAAGCCTTACGGGCCCGACCGCGCCGCAGAGGCCTGCCATCCGACAAGGGCGAGCGGAACGAGGCGGCTGCCAACGTGCTGGACCGCCAATTCGTAGCTACAGCACCGAACCAGAAGTGGATCGCCGACTTCACCTATCTTTGGACGGCAGAAGGTTGGCTCTACGTGGCTGCCGTCATTGACCTTTTCTCGCGTCGTGTCGTGGGCTGGTCGATGAGCGTCACGATGACAGCTCAGTTGGTGGCCGACGCGTTAATGATGGCGATCTGGCGCCGCGGCAAACCAGATGCGTTGATGCATCATTCGGACCAGGGAAGCCAATACAGCAGTGAACAGTTCCAGAAGCTCTTGGCAGATCATAACGTTAGTTGCAGCATGAGTCGGTCAGGGAATGTCTGGGACAATGCGGCAATGGAGAGCTTCTTCTCCTCGCTGAAAACTGAGCGAACAGCCCGCAAGGTATATCGCACGAGGGACCAGGCTCGAGCCGACGTATTCGACTACATCGAACGGTTCTATAATTTACGCCGACGCCACTCGACCATCGGCTATCTCAGCCCTATGGAATTCGAGCGGAACAAAGCGTCAGGCTAA
- a CDS encoding sulfite exporter TauE/SafE family protein — protein MDVFVPLFLIAALAGAVRGFTGFGTALVFVPIASGIVPPWQAVIILYIIDSVTTLPLVPAAVRKCTWREVAPLCVGATITVPIGAYFLLTVDPTALRWALGALALGSVGILASGWRYRSLPGSLVSAAVGASSGFLGGLCSFWGPPIAIFWLGGQSRAETVRANIIVFLAAMSCVAGITFAVHGLFEIHVVVLSLLLMPIYGCTVWVGTKLFPYASEAVFRRVAYV, from the coding sequence ATGGACGTCTTCGTGCCGCTGTTCCTGATTGCCGCCCTTGCCGGAGCAGTGCGAGGCTTCACCGGCTTTGGCACGGCGCTGGTCTTCGTGCCAATCGCTAGCGGCATCGTTCCACCGTGGCAGGCCGTCATCATTCTCTACATCATCGATAGCGTGACCACGCTGCCTCTCGTTCCAGCGGCTGTCCGGAAATGCACATGGCGCGAGGTCGCTCCCCTGTGCGTTGGAGCCACGATCACCGTCCCGATCGGGGCCTACTTCCTGCTCACCGTCGATCCGACGGCCCTTCGCTGGGCTCTCGGCGCCCTCGCGCTGGGCTCCGTGGGCATCCTGGCCTCCGGCTGGCGGTATCGGTCGCTGCCGGGCTCATTGGTGTCGGCCGCGGTCGGGGCGTCCTCCGGATTTTTGGGAGGCCTTTGCAGCTTCTGGGGACCGCCGATCGCGATCTTCTGGCTGGGTGGACAGAGCCGGGCGGAGACTGTGCGCGCCAATATCATCGTTTTCCTGGCCGCCATGTCCTGTGTGGCGGGCATTACCTTCGCGGTGCACGGGCTTTTCGAAATCCATGTCGTCGTTTTATCACTGTTGCTGATGCCAATTTACGGCTGCACCGTCTGGGTTGGAACGAAGCTCTTTCCCTATGCTTCGGAAGCCGTCTTCCGCCGCGTTGCCTACGTGTGA
- a CDS encoding GNAT family N-acetyltransferase, whose product MIADPFSPFETARLTLRCVALEDAAGTSALMTPEVSRWVARWPMPFTRDMAVARIESARVQAFQGDALPLAIITKIDKELIGWVVLSRDDLDNRRGSLGYWLGERYHGKGYMKEAAPVALAAGFALLNLDVIESAAQPGNAGSFSVMQSCGMQRVGDGMVYAPARQQDELCTFYEVKRLAAMR is encoded by the coding sequence ATGATCGCCGATCCATTTTCTCCATTCGAAACGGCCCGACTTACCCTCCGTTGTGTAGCCTTGGAGGATGCCGCCGGAACATCCGCATTGATGACGCCAGAGGTGAGTCGTTGGGTCGCTCGCTGGCCTATGCCATTCACTCGGGACATGGCCGTGGCCCGCATTGAAAGCGCGCGTGTACAAGCGTTTCAGGGTGATGCGCTTCCGCTCGCGATTATCACGAAGATCGACAAAGAATTGATCGGATGGGTGGTGCTCAGTCGCGACGACTTAGACAACCGCCGAGGTTCACTGGGATACTGGCTCGGCGAGAGATATCACGGAAAAGGCTATATGAAGGAGGCTGCTCCTGTGGCACTGGCTGCCGGATTCGCGTTGCTGAACCTCGATGTTATTGAATCCGCCGCACAACCGGGCAACGCGGGGTCGTTCTCCGTTATGCAGTCATGCGGCATGCAGCGGGTCGGCGACGGTATGGTCTATGCTCCCGCACGGCAGCAGGATGAACTCTGCACATTCTACGAGGTTAAGCGCCTCGCGGCGATGCGCTAA
- a CDS encoding class I SAM-dependent methyltransferase encodes MTAQSPSSSAAKFDPTRAGEYLTQSRVALAGYDACHDLSACMLATAIGSGTSARVLVIGAGGGAQEILAAAPLEPGWRFTAVDPSQPMMDIAVAALRQRDLLQRTEIHLGYVDDLPGDAQFDAATLIGVLHHLPGDSAKLDMLRSIAARLKPGAPLILAGNRYAYAEHPVLLAAWGERWRMQGATSDEVQAKLGKILQGADPPKSESAVAGMLAQTGFGEPVWFFSSLFWGACMAQRTDGNVATG; translated from the coding sequence ATGACCGCTCAATCGCCGTCCTCTTCTGCCGCCAAATTTGACCCGACGCGAGCGGGCGAATACCTGACGCAAAGCCGAGTGGCCTTGGCAGGCTACGACGCCTGCCATGACCTTTCCGCCTGCATGCTCGCCACCGCCATCGGTTCTGGGACATCTGCCCGTGTCCTCGTCATTGGTGCTGGTGGGGGCGCGCAGGAGATTCTTGCCGCGGCTCCCTTGGAGCCAGGCTGGCGGTTCACGGCGGTTGATCCATCGCAGCCGATGATGGATATCGCCGTCGCGGCGCTCCGGCAGCGGGACCTCCTACAACGGACGGAGATCCATCTCGGCTATGTCGATGATCTGCCTGGGGACGCCCAGTTCGACGCCGCAACCCTGATAGGGGTGCTCCACCACCTGCCCGGCGACAGCGCCAAGCTCGACATGCTCCGCTCCATTGCGGCCCGTCTGAAGCCTGGGGCCCCGCTCATCCTGGCAGGAAACCGCTATGCCTATGCCGAGCATCCTGTCCTGTTGGCGGCCTGGGGAGAGCGCTGGCGGATGCAGGGTGCCACATCCGACGAGGTCCAGGCTAAGCTGGGGAAGATCCTCCAGGGCGCGGATCCGCCGAAGTCTGAATCCGCCGTCGCCGGGATGCTGGCCCAAACGGGGTTCGGCGAGCCCGTTTGGTTCTTCTCCAGCCTTTTCTGGGGCGCATGTATGGCACAGCGTACCGATGGCAACGTCGCAACCGGATGA
- a CDS encoding SDR family oxidoreductase, with the protein MEGPKLYWQFRMCSRASTDGRALASGTGADAIQSDAANRDTVIALVKALGPIDILVVNAGTLIIGDPLALDPDAVDRMIDLNVCAPYHASVEAARKMPDGGRIIVIGSTNGDRMPFAGGAAYAMTKSALQGMARWLARDLGARGITVNIVQPGPTDTDMNPGTGPMSGLMHGFMAIARHGTSDEVAGMVTYLAGPEAAIVTGAMHTIDGGFSA; encoded by the coding sequence CTGGAAGGTCCGAAACTATACTGGCAGTTTCGTATGTGCAGCAGGGCCTCTACGGACGGGCGAGCGTTGGCGAGCGGCACGGGCGCGGATGCGATCCAATCCGATGCGGCAAACCGCGACACCGTCATTGCCCTCGTCAAAGCGCTCGGGCCGATCGACATTCTTGTGGTGAACGCCGGTACCCTGATTATCGGCGATCCACTTGCGCTTGACCCAGACGCTGTCGATCGGATGATCGACCTGAACGTATGTGCGCCTTATCATGCCTCTGTCGAAGCGGCCCGGAAAATGCCCGATGGCGGACGTATCATCGTGATTGGCTCGACGAATGGTGACCGGATGCCGTTTGCCGGGGGCGCCGCCTATGCCATGACCAAGTCAGCGCTTCAGGGCATGGCCCGTTGGCTCGCCCGCGACCTCGGTGCCCGGGGCATCACCGTCAACATCGTCCAGCCCGGCCCCACCGACACCGATATGAACCCCGGCACCGGCCCAATGAGCGGGCTCATGCACGGCTTCATGGCCATTGCGCGCCATGGCACCAGTGACGAGGTCGCTGGTATGGTGACCTATCTCGCCGGGCCCGAAGCCGCTATCGTTACGGGCGCCATGCATACGATTGATGGCGGCTTTAGCGCCTGA
- a CDS encoding alpha/beta fold hydrolase: MPQALPGTFDFRRRRILGAAAVAFAGAELGIAQQSRADGVPEVDFHVLKQVNTGVLNTGYVDAGLATDPVVILLHGWPYDIHSFVEVVPLLVAAGYRVIVPFLRGYGTTRFLSDTTVRNGQQSVLANDIVVLMDVLGIRTAVLAGFDWGARTANVIAALWPERCRALVSVSGYLIGNQRAGEVPLRPLAERAWWYEFYFATSRGRAGYEAYRQEFARLIWQTASPQWAFDDATFERSSPALENPDHVSIVIHNYRWRLGLADGEREYDALEMRLAQAPVITVPTITLEGDANGAPHPEPTVYAHKFTGKYEHRLITGGIGHNLPQEAPRDFARAVIDAAAA, encoded by the coding sequence ATGCCACAAGCGCTTCCAGGGACCTTTGACTTTAGACGACGCCGAATTCTTGGCGCCGCTGCTGTGGCCTTCGCAGGCGCTGAGCTCGGCATTGCTCAACAGTCCAGGGCAGACGGGGTGCCGGAGGTCGACTTCCACGTGTTGAAGCAGGTGAATACCGGAGTGCTCAATACCGGATATGTCGATGCAGGCCTTGCCACAGATCCGGTCGTCATCCTGCTGCATGGCTGGCCCTACGACATCCATAGCTTTGTCGAGGTCGTTCCGCTTCTTGTAGCAGCAGGCTATCGCGTCATTGTGCCCTTTTTGCGCGGATATGGGACGACACGATTCCTGTCGGATACGACGGTGCGCAATGGGCAGCAATCGGTCCTGGCGAACGACATTGTCGTCCTCATGGATGTGTTGGGAATCCGAACGGCGGTGCTGGCCGGCTTCGATTGGGGCGCGCGGACAGCCAATGTCATCGCGGCGCTCTGGCCGGAGCGTTGCCGCGCGCTCGTCTCGGTCAGCGGATATCTGATCGGCAATCAGCGGGCCGGTGAAGTGCCCCTGCGGCCCCTCGCCGAGCGGGCGTGGTGGTATGAGTTCTATTTTGCCACCAGCCGCGGTCGGGCCGGTTATGAGGCCTACCGACAGGAGTTTGCCAGACTAATCTGGCAGACCGCGTCGCCGCAGTGGGCGTTCGATGATGCGACGTTCGAGCGCAGCTCCCCGGCCCTCGAGAACCCTGACCATGTGAGCATTGTCATTCACAACTACCGTTGGCGGTTAGGGCTGGCTGACGGCGAGCGAGAGTACGATGCCCTCGAGATGCGATTGGCGCAGGCCCCGGTCATCACCGTGCCGACGATCACGCTGGAAGGTGACGCGAACGGCGCGCCCCATCCGGAGCCCACAGTCTACGCGCATAAATTTACCGGCAAATACGAGCATCGGCTCATCACGGGCGGCATCGGCCACAACCTACCCCAGGAGGCGCCCCGCGACTTTGCTCGGGCGGTGATCGACGCTGCTGCGGCCTGA
- a CDS encoding IS5 family transposase (programmed frameshift) — protein sequence MSDLIWLSGAQMRRIEPHFPQSHGVPRVDDRRVISGIMFVIRNGLRWRDAQKDYGPHKTIYNRFIRWSRLGVFNRIFAALAAKGGKPDRLMIDATHLKAHRTAASLLKKGLFPRRIGRTKGGLNSKLHAVCDGQGRQLVMLLSEGQMSDYKGAALMIDALPKAKALLADRGYDADWFRQALTTRGITPCIPSKANRKIPIPHDRTLYRQRHRIENMFGRLKDWRRIHTRYDRCAHTFMSAICIAAAVIFCL from the exons ATGAGTGATCTGATCTGGTTGTCCGGGGCGCAGATGCGTCGGATAGAGCCACATTTTCCGCAATCGCATGGCGTGCCGCGGGTCGATGACCGACGCGTGATCAGCGGCATAATGTTCGTGATTCGCAATGGCCTACGCTGGCGCGACGCTCAGAAGGACTATGGCCCTCACAAGACAATCTATAACCGGTTCATCCGCTGGAGCCGCCTCGGCGTCTTCAACCGCATCTTCGCGGCGCTGGCGGCCAAGGGCGGCAAGCCTGATCGGCTGATGATCGATGCCACCCATCTGAAGGCGCATCGGACGGCTGCCAGCCTTTTAAAAAAGGGCCTGT TTCCCCGACGTATCGGGCGCACCAAAGGCGGCCTGAACTCGAAACTCCACGCTGTCTGCGACGGCCAAGGACGGCAGCTGGTCATGCTGCTCAGCGAAGGCCAAATGAGCGACTATAAGGGCGCGGCGCTCATGATTGACGCGCTCCCCAAGGCCAAAGCCTTATTGGCCGATAGAGGTTACGATGCCGACTGGTTCCGCCAAGCCCTGACAACACGCGGGATCACGCCGTGCATCCCGTCCAAAGCCAACCGCAAAATCCCGATCCCGCACGACCGAACCCTCTATCGTCAGCGTCATCGTATCGAGAACATGTTCGGCAGGCTCAAGGATTGGCGGCGCATCCACACTCGCTACGATCGCTGCGCCCACACCTTCATGTCGGCGATCTGCATCGCCGCCGCCGTTATCTTCTGCCTCTGA
- a CDS encoding SDR family NAD(P)-dependent oxidoreductase yields the protein MTNRFANKVVVVTGGTSGIGLATATAFAREGASVFITGRRKEALDAAARAIGANVTAVQADMARLDDIDRLYETVRKQHAHIDVVFANAGGGEFAPLGAITEEHFDGTFDTNVKGVLFTVQKALPMLKDGGAIVLNASTTSISGTPAFSVYSATKAAVRSFARTWILDLKDRRIRVNAISPGVTETAGLDGLFGGSDQAAAAKAFLIGQIPAGRIGQPEEIAKAVLFLASDEASFINGVELFVDGGQVQI from the coding sequence ATGACGAATAGGTTCGCAAACAAGGTGGTGGTTGTGACTGGCGGCACAAGCGGCATTGGCCTCGCCACGGCGACCGCCTTCGCCCGAGAGGGAGCCTCGGTGTTCATCACCGGCCGCCGCAAGGAAGCGCTCGATGCCGCCGCGCGTGCGATCGGCGCGAACGTAACCGCCGTCCAGGCGGACATGGCGCGCCTGGACGATATTGACCGCCTCTACGAAACGGTCCGGAAGCAGCACGCCCACATCGACGTGGTCTTCGCCAATGCCGGTGGTGGGGAGTTCGCGCCCCTTGGCGCCATCACCGAAGAGCACTTCGACGGCACCTTCGACACCAACGTCAAGGGCGTCCTGTTCACCGTTCAGAAGGCGCTTCCCATGCTCAAGGACGGCGGCGCGATCGTCCTCAACGCATCCACCACGAGCATCTCGGGAACGCCGGCGTTCAGCGTCTATTCTGCGACCAAGGCGGCGGTGCGCAGTTTCGCCCGCACCTGGATTCTCGATCTCAAGGACCGCCGCATCCGGGTCAATGCTATCAGCCCAGGTGTCACGGAGACGGCGGGTCTGGACGGCCTCTTCGGCGGCAGTGACCAGGCCGCCGCAGCCAAGGCCTTCCTCATCGGTCAAATCCCGGCCGGCCGCATCGGCCAGCCGGAGGAGATCGCCAAGGCTGTGCTGTTCCTCGCGTCGGACGAGGCGAGCTTCATTAACGGAGTCGAGCTCTTCGTCGATGGTGGACAGGTCCAGATCTAG
- a CDS encoding cytochrome P460 family protein — protein MRLLSLLGVAATCAAAATPLALRAADDDSSPIFGVRIPSGYRQWELIAPSHETGKFNELRAILGNPIAIKAYQDATLPFPDGTILAKLAWKREPSTEFPGAFVPGAPTTVQIMVKDSRKYASTGGWGFGRFIDGKAVDRAQHETCFACHQAHVVNHDYVFTRFAP, from the coding sequence ATGCGTCTCCTTTCCCTACTAGGCGTCGCCGCAACATGCGCCGCTGCGGCAACACCGCTCGCACTCAGAGCCGCCGACGACGACAGCTCTCCGATCTTCGGCGTCAGAATTCCCAGCGGATATCGACAATGGGAGCTGATCGCACCGTCCCACGAAACCGGGAAGTTCAACGAACTACGCGCAATTCTTGGGAATCCCATCGCGATCAAAGCCTATCAGGACGCAACACTGCCATTTCCGGATGGCACAATCCTGGCCAAGCTGGCTTGGAAGCGAGAGCCTTCGACCGAGTTTCCCGGAGCCTTCGTGCCTGGCGCACCAACGACAGTTCAGATCATGGTGAAGGACTCGAGAAAGTATGCGTCGACGGGTGGCTGGGGCTTCGGCCGCTTCATTGACGGCAAAGCGGTCGATCGCGCGCAGCACGAAACATGCTTCGCCTGCCACCAAGCCCATGTCGTCAATCATGACTATGTCTTCACGCGATTCGCGCCATAA
- a CDS encoding MBL fold metallo-hydrolase produces the protein MEASRNLFLSRRRMCLCCIGGAAGALAGGWLTPREVFAEARGLVSLIKDSAAVSPIITHKLRNNISVLEGSGGTVAVLSGPDGKVLIDAGIAVSQPQIMKALNDLGGEPITHLINTHWHFDHTSGNTWLNAAGAKIIAQENTRKYLSQVQRVDDWDYNFLALPSGGIPTEVFAETHSLQLNGATIALKHYGRAHTDSDISVTFMEANVVHLADTFWNGIYPFIDYSTGGSIDGMIAASDANLAATTGDTIIIAGHGKAIGTKAELKDFRDMLVVIREKVAALKRAGHSRDEAVAAKPTAAFDAKFGTFVIDPGFFTRLVYEGV, from the coding sequence ATGGAAGCCTCACGAAACTTGTTCCTCTCTCGGCGCCGCATGTGTCTTTGCTGTATTGGCGGTGCGGCAGGGGCGCTCGCAGGAGGGTGGCTGACGCCACGAGAAGTGTTCGCGGAAGCGCGTGGCCTTGTCAGCCTGATTAAAGATAGTGCGGCGGTATCGCCGATCATCACGCATAAGCTTCGCAACAATATAAGCGTATTGGAAGGGTCGGGCGGGACTGTCGCCGTCCTCTCCGGCCCTGACGGCAAGGTTCTTATCGATGCCGGTATTGCCGTCTCGCAACCTCAAATCATGAAGGCCCTCAATGATCTCGGTGGCGAACCGATCACTCACCTGATCAACACGCACTGGCACTTCGACCATACCAGCGGCAATACCTGGCTCAATGCGGCCGGTGCCAAGATTATCGCACAGGAGAACACGCGTAAGTATTTGTCTCAAGTGCAGCGTGTGGACGACTGGGACTATAATTTCCTCGCACTGCCGAGTGGTGGCATTCCCACCGAGGTCTTTGCCGAGACGCATAGCCTGCAACTGAACGGAGCGACGATCGCACTCAAGCATTACGGTCGGGCGCACACGGATAGCGACATCTCCGTGACCTTTATGGAAGCGAACGTGGTCCATCTGGCCGACACATTCTGGAATGGCATTTATCCGTTCATCGACTATTCGACAGGCGGCAGCATCGATGGGATGATTGCAGCATCAGATGCCAATCTCGCCGCGACGACCGGCGATACCATCATCATCGCGGGTCATGGCAAGGCTATCGGAACCAAAGCCGAACTCAAGGACTTCCGCGACATGCTCGTCGTCATCCGGGAGAAGGTCGCCGCTCTCAAACGAGCGGGGCATTCGCGCGATGAAGCCGTAGCGGCTAAACCGACAGCAGCCTTCGACGCAAAGTTCGGCACCTTTGTGATTGATCCAGGCTTCTTCACCAGATTGGTTTACGAGGGCGTCTGA